From a region of the Zingiber officinale cultivar Zhangliang chromosome 4B, Zo_v1.1, whole genome shotgun sequence genome:
- the LOC121977042 gene encoding probable protein phosphatase 2C 2: MLVEAEVAPSNFPVPGVQCRCGSGVVQEVAEVSSAAADATSTLGNPSPEVRRDDGGADGADADLAVSDMGTRSSLVAVDPIRSYQFVPNLRSGSFANVGPRRYMEDEYIRIDDLSENLGSVLRCPTPSAFYGIFDGHGGPDASAYIKRHAIRILFEDAGFPHADEPDEDFMKSVENSIKSAFQLADLALADECTISSSSGTTALIALVFGRLLMVANAGDCRAVLCRKGEAVEMSQDHRPTNAVERQRIEASGGYIDGGYLNGVLSLTRALGDWDIKEPRGSPSPLIAEPEFRHALLSEDDEFLIIGCDGIWDVMSNQHAVNIVSKGLRRHDNPELCARELVSEALRLKTFDNLTVIVVCFSDEYSMPQGDQPQLCKFRCCKSLSIDALCNLKNWLGKNGRS; the protein is encoded by the exons ATGCTCGTGGAGGCCGAGGTTGCGCCCTCAAACTTTCCGGTCCCCGGCGTGCAGTGCCGATGCGGGTCCGGAGTCGTACAGGAGGTCGCCGAAGTGTCCTCCGCAGCTGCGGATGCGACGTCGACCTTGGGGAATCCGTCTCCGGAGGTTCGACGGGACGATGGGGGAGCAGATGGTGCGGATGCCGATCTTGCGGTTTCGGATATG GGCACAAGATCATCACTTGTTGCAGTTGATCCCATTAGATCATATCAATTTGTTCCTAACCTTCGTTCTGGTAGCTTTGCCAATGTTGGACCTAGGAGATACATGGAAGATGAATACATTCGCATTGATGATCTCTCAGAAAATCTGGGCTCTGTGCTTAGATGCCCAACCCCTAGCGCCTTCTATGGG ATATTCGATGGCCATGGAGGTCCAGATGCATCCGCCTATATTAAACGGCATGCCATTAGGATTTTATTTGAAGATGCTGGCTTTCCGCATGCAGATGAACCTGATGAGGATTTCATGAAATCAGTGGAGAACTCAATCAAAAGTGCATTCCAGCTTGCTGACCTTGCTTTGGCCGATGAGTGTACTATTAGCAGTTCTTCTGGAACTACAGCACTTATAGCACTGGTGTTTGGCAG GCTCCTCATGGTCGCCAATGCTGGGGATTGCCGAGCTGTTCTATGTAGAAAAGGTGAAGCAGTTGAAATGTCACAAGATCACAGACCCACAAATGCAGTTGAGCGTCAGAGGATTGAGGCATCTGGTGGTTACATCGATGGTGGTTACCTCAACGGTGTGCTCTCCCTCACCCGCGCATTGGGAGACTGGGACATTAAAGAGCCTCGaggctctccttctcctctcatTGCAGAGCCCGAGTTCAGGCATGCTCTTCTCTCAGAAGATGATGAGTTCCTAATTATCGGATGCGACGGCATATGGGATGTGATGTCAAACCAACACGCTGTCAACATAGTGAGCAAGGGCCTGAGGCGGCATGACAACCCTGAACTGTGTGCCAGAGAGCTAGTCTCGGAGGCACTAAGGCTGAAGACATTTGACAATCTTACAGTGATCGTCGTGTGTTTTTCTGATGAATACTCCATGCCACAAGGCGACCAACCTCAATTGTGCAAATTTAGGTGTTGCAAAAGCTTGTCGATCGATGCCCTTTGCAACCTTAAGAACTGGTTAGGTAAAAATGGCCGGAGTtga